Genomic segment of Rhodocaloribacter litoris:
CCAGCACATGCTGGGCAAGTTCACGGCCTACATGCTCGGCATCGCCTCCCGAAGCGGTAACATGGCCGAGATCTATGAGTCGACGGCCCGTTTCCTCGAGCGCCAGAACGAGTTCAAGAAGAGCGTCCGCAGCGCCATGGTCACGCCGACCATCACCATCCTGGTGCTGATCGCCGCCTTCATCTGGTACGTCTGGTACATTTTCCCGCAGACGGCCGGGCTGTTCAGCAACTTCGGCATCGAGCTGCCTCCCATGACGGCGGCCACGTTGCGTTTCTCCGAATGGATGGACCGTAACTACCTCTGGCTGATATTGCTCTTCTCCGGCACGTTCGGCGGGTTCCTGGCATTCGCCCGGACCCCGAAGGGACGGTTTCACCTTCACCGGTTGCTGATTCGCATACCCGGCATCGGTGAACTGCTCCACAAACTCAACATCGAAATTTTCTGCCGGGTCTTCGGGGTGCTCTACTCCGGCAGCGGCGACAACATCAACGTCATCAAGATCGCCGCCGAGGCCTGTGGCAACGCCTACATGGAGCACCGCATCAAGACGATCACGGTCCCGATGATGGTGGCGCAGGGGGCGGACCTGGTGCGCTCGATGGAGGCCAGCGGTGTCTTCACCCAGATGGCGCTGGCCCGCTTCCGCAGCGGGGCCGAAACGGGGAACGTGCGTGCCAGCGCCCTCCAGATGGCCGACTATTACGAGAAGGAAACGACCCTGAAGCTGCGCTCGACCGTCGAGACGATCCAGACCGTGGTGGCGATCATCATCACCATTGCCATCATGTTCCTGACGATCATCTCGTCCGAGATCGCCCTGATCCAGCCTTCGAGCACGGACATCATGCGGCTGAAGAAGTAGCCGGGCCGGTTTCGAAAAAAGACGTTTATCCACCATCGACCTGCCTGAGCCATGGTTCCCGGCGCTTTTGAGAACGGTTCGGATGCCGGTGCGGGCCCGGCCGGGGGCCGGGGGCATCGGTCCGGGGATCGTCCCTCCCGGGGTCCCGCGGAGGCCGCCCACGGGCCGGAGGAGGACGAGGCGCGCTTTCTGGCCGCCGTCTGGGAGGAGGTCCTGGCGGAACTCTCGGCGCAGGCGCCCCGGGACGAGTCGCCCCTTTCCGGGGAGGAGGGGGCGGAAGCGCCGGAGCCGCCGGAGGCCGGCGGCGACGGGCAGGCCCCGGGACCGCCGGAGCCGCCGGCGGTCGAGGTGAAGACGCCGTCGGAGGAGCCGCCCGGCGTGCCGGAGGCCCCGGAAACGATGGAAGCGGCGTTGCAACAGCTCCCGCCGGCCGGGCGGAAGGACCGGGTCGTCGCCTCGCTGATCCTGAAGCGGCAGGTCTCCCCGAAACAGGTTGCCGAAGCCGTGGCGAAGCAGCGGCAGGCCGGGGAGAAGGAACTGCTCTGGCGCCTGCTCGCGCAGGTCCCCGGGGTGGACCGGGAGCAGGTCTATGAAGAAGCCGCACGTGTCTACGCCTTCCCGGTCGCCGAGATCGACGAGGACCGCCCGGACCGGGAGTTCGTGCTGCTCATCATGGAGACGGTGGCCGAAGACCGGCGCCCCGAGCTCGTCCAGCTGCGGTTGCTCCCCTACGAATACGACATCGACCCGCAAAACGGGGCGGCACGGCTCATCTTCGTCACCCACGATCCCGCCCGGCCCGAGGTGCACCGCACCCTGCAGCAACTCAACCTGGGCCGCTTCGAGCTGCGCTATGCCGCCGAGTCGAAAATCGAGCGG
This window contains:
- a CDS encoding type II secretion system F family protein, whose translation is MAAVREYKFVGISHAGQPVQGTVFAPSRRAAQKKVQTLAEKHGFRPRDVQQRQVYLYKVRHPNGKVVTGEQKAFSAQEIETALRKMGLEVLKVEKKLLNFQRKPPRQDMIMFVRLAANLLKEKLPFDEVLNLLVNDVSSRSLKQVIRDLNADLKGGMEAQQAFMKHQHMLGKFTAYMLGIASRSGNMAEIYESTARFLERQNEFKKSVRSAMVTPTITILVLIAAFIWYVWYIFPQTAGLFSNFGIELPPMTAATLRFSEWMDRNYLWLILLFSGTFGGFLAFARTPKGRFHLHRLLIRIPGIGELLHKLNIEIFCRVFGVLYSGSGDNINVIKIAAEACGNAYMEHRIKTITVPMMVAQGADLVRSMEASGVFTQMALARFRSGAETGNVRASALQMADYYEKETTLKLRSTVETIQTVVAIIITIAIMFLTIISSEIALIQPSSTDIMRLKK